A stretch of DNA from Lotus japonicus ecotype B-129 chromosome 4, LjGifu_v1.2:
GTTTGTTTGTTTGGTACAATATTACTCATCAATGTCACAATAATTCCCGAGTTAGAAATTGAATTAATATAGGTTCTTTTTATGGATATACATGCAGGGATAGAGAAGGTGGAAGTGGATACTAACTGCCAGAAGGTAGTGGTCACTGGATATGCAAACAAGAACAAGATCCTTAAAGCAGTTAGGAGAGGGGGTCTCAAGGCTGATTTCTGGTCTGCTCAGAATGAGTTGCTTAATGCTTATGTCAGTGCCAAATATGCCAGCTTCAGATTCaaccccttcagcttcttctagATTTTCTCATCCCCAAAACCACCATATTTAatagattctttttatttttggctTACTCTAAGTTTTTATGTATATGTTTGGATACCAGTTGATTGCAATATGGACGGACATTCATCTCTATTTATAAGAAGagattttttacttttttttatctcgAAGTAAGTGCTAACGTCTGTTTGCACATGTGCGTTTTCAGTTGTACCAACAGGTATAGACATATATATTTTCTTCCTTGTGTGG
This window harbors:
- the LOC130711527 gene encoding heavy metal-associated isoprenylated plant protein 28-like; translation: METVELKVEMVCIHEKRLRKCLSKLKGIEKVEVDTNCQKVVVTGYANKNKILKAVRRGGLKADFWSAQNELLNAYVSAKYASFRFNPFSFF